A stretch of Crossiella cryophila DNA encodes these proteins:
- a CDS encoding phosphonatase-like hydrolase — MTITLAVLDMAGTTVLDGGLVERAFTAAVGAVGVAPDAPAYPGMLDYVRATMGESKITVFRALLDNDEDRAQTANQAFEQAYADLVDAGHCDPVPGAAEAITRLRDNGIKVALGTGFAAPTRDRLLAGLGWENLVDLSLTPAEAGRGRPYPDLVLTAVLRLGITDVRQVAVVGDTTADVHSGLRAGATVVAGVLTGAHDRAALTAAGATHVLDSVRELPDLLIKPESR, encoded by the coding sequence GTGACGATCACCTTGGCAGTGCTGGACATGGCCGGCACCACCGTGCTCGACGGCGGACTGGTCGAACGCGCGTTCACCGCCGCGGTCGGCGCGGTCGGCGTCGCACCGGACGCGCCCGCCTACCCCGGCATGCTCGACTACGTGCGCGCCACCATGGGGGAATCCAAGATCACCGTCTTCCGCGCGCTGCTCGACAACGACGAGGACCGCGCCCAGACCGCCAACCAGGCATTCGAGCAGGCATACGCCGACCTGGTCGACGCCGGACACTGCGACCCGGTGCCCGGCGCGGCCGAGGCCATCACCCGCCTGCGGGACAACGGGATCAAGGTCGCCCTGGGCACCGGGTTCGCCGCGCCCACCCGGGACCGGCTGCTGGCCGGACTGGGCTGGGAAAACCTGGTCGACCTCAGTCTCACCCCCGCCGAGGCCGGGCGCGGACGGCCCTACCCCGACCTGGTGCTCACCGCCGTGCTGCGGCTGGGTATCACCGACGTCCGTCAGGTCGCCGTGGTCGGCGACACCACCGCCGATGTCCACAGTGGACTCCGTGCGGGCGCTACCGTGGTCGCGGGCGTGCTCACCGGAGCCCACGACCGCGCGGCGCTCACCGCCGCAGGCGCCACCCACGTGCTCGACTCCGTCCGTGAGCTACCCGATCTGCTGATCAAGCCCGAAAGCCGTTGA
- a CDS encoding 2-aminoethylphosphonate ABC transporter substrate-binding protein, with translation MRRLLAAAITLTLLAVGSACGGTAGGSGADTVVVYSADGLKDWYAKRFAEFTRKTGIAVNVVEEGSGGIVSRMEKERANPQADVLVTLPPFIQRAAQQNLLAEHRIPGADQVPAGARDPGDRYAAMINNYLVMVYNPDHAQPAPRTWDDLLDPRFKGKLQYSTPGQAGDGTAVLLQLQHVLGDQGALDYLKRLETNNVGPSSSTGKLQPKVAKGELHVANGDLQMNLALINNDKSNMRIFLPADNAGKRSTFAIPYHAGLAAQAPHSESGKKLLEFLFSTEVQRTAPESFGTPGRADIKAEGELATRISAELDGVDIWQPDWNTVLTRLDADLAAYGKAVGR, from the coding sequence ATGCGCCGGTTGCTGGCCGCCGCCATCACCCTGACCCTGCTCGCCGTCGGTAGCGCCTGCGGTGGCACCGCGGGCGGCAGCGGTGCGGACACCGTCGTCGTCTACAGCGCCGACGGCCTCAAGGACTGGTACGCCAAGCGGTTCGCCGAATTCACCAGGAAGACCGGCATCGCGGTCAACGTGGTGGAGGAGGGCTCCGGCGGGATCGTGTCCCGGATGGAGAAGGAACGCGCCAACCCCCAGGCCGACGTGCTGGTCACGCTGCCGCCGTTCATCCAGCGCGCCGCTCAGCAGAACCTGCTGGCCGAGCACCGGATCCCGGGCGCCGACCAGGTCCCGGCCGGCGCCCGCGACCCGGGCGACCGGTACGCGGCGATGATCAACAACTACCTGGTCATGGTCTACAACCCCGACCACGCCCAGCCCGCCCCGCGCACCTGGGACGACCTCCTGGACCCTCGCTTCAAGGGCAAGCTCCAGTACTCCACCCCCGGCCAGGCCGGGGACGGCACCGCGGTGCTGCTGCAGCTCCAGCACGTGCTCGGCGACCAGGGCGCCCTGGACTACCTCAAGCGCCTGGAGACCAACAACGTCGGCCCGTCCTCCTCCACCGGCAAGCTGCAACCCAAGGTGGCCAAGGGCGAACTGCACGTGGCCAACGGCGACCTGCAGATGAACCTGGCGCTGATCAACAACGACAAGTCCAACATGCGGATCTTCCTGCCCGCCGACAACGCGGGCAAGCGGTCCACCTTCGCCATCCCGTACCACGCCGGACTGGCCGCACAGGCCCCGCACAGCGAGTCCGGCAAGAAACTGCTGGAGTTCCTGTTCTCCACCGAGGTGCAGCGCACCGCGCCGGAGAGCTTCGGCACGCCGGGGCGCGCCGACATCAAGGCCGAGGGCGAGCTGGCCACCCGGATCAGCGCGGAACTGGACGGCGTCGACATCTGGCAGCCGGACTGGAACACGGTGCTGACCCGCCTGGACGCCGACCTGGCCGCCTACGGCAAGGCAGTCGGCCGATGA
- a CDS encoding ABC transporter ATP-binding protein, giving the protein MSAVRLEQVSVHFGRTVALAGLDLEVAVGETLALLGPSGSGKSTALKAIAGFLRPSGGRVFLGGEDVTDLPPHRRGLGVVVQSYALFPHMRVFDNVAFGLRARRAGRKEIERRVTEVLELVGMAGFRDRYPRELSGGQQQRIAIARALAIRPPVLLLDEPLSALDAALREDMIAELLRLRAELPDTAIIHVTHDQGEALALADRIAVMRDAKLVDIGPARELYQRPPSAFTASFLGSANLLPVRVLDIGADTGAQVRLGSLTLRAETTGTMLAGQEATLGVRPHRLTVHAEAAGGLPARLVGVQWRGNGFRLDLELDGLGPARAEVSTMDGLPALGERVGVTVADGCPLVPAGGAR; this is encoded by the coding sequence ATGAGCGCGGTACGCCTTGAACAGGTGAGCGTCCATTTCGGACGGACGGTGGCGCTGGCCGGACTCGACCTGGAGGTCGCCGTCGGCGAGACCCTCGCCCTGCTCGGCCCCTCCGGCTCGGGCAAATCCACCGCGCTCAAGGCCATCGCAGGATTCCTGCGGCCCAGCGGCGGCCGGGTCTTCCTCGGCGGCGAGGACGTCACCGACCTGCCACCGCACCGGCGTGGCCTCGGCGTGGTGGTGCAGAGCTACGCGCTGTTCCCGCACATGCGGGTCTTCGACAACGTGGCCTTCGGCCTGCGTGCCCGCCGCGCCGGTCGCAAGGAGATCGAACGCCGGGTCACCGAGGTCCTCGAACTCGTTGGCATGGCGGGCTTCCGGGACCGGTATCCGCGCGAACTCTCCGGCGGGCAGCAGCAGCGGATCGCCATCGCCCGCGCACTGGCCATCCGGCCGCCGGTGCTGCTGCTGGACGAACCGCTCTCCGCACTCGACGCCGCCCTGCGCGAGGACATGATCGCCGAGCTGCTGCGGCTGCGCGCCGAACTGCCGGACACCGCGATCATCCACGTCACCCACGACCAGGGCGAGGCCCTCGCGCTGGCCGACCGGATCGCGGTCATGCGCGATGCGAAGCTGGTCGACATCGGCCCGGCCCGCGAGCTGTACCAGCGGCCGCCCTCGGCGTTCACCGCCTCCTTCCTCGGCTCGGCCAACCTGCTCCCGGTGCGGGTGCTGGACATCGGCGCGGACACCGGCGCCCAGGTCCGGCTCGGCTCGCTGACCCTGCGCGCGGAGACCACCGGCACGATGCTGGCCGGGCAGGAGGCCACCCTGGGCGTGCGCCCGCACCGGCTCACGGTGCACGCCGAGGCCGCCGGTGGCCTGCCCGCCCGGCTGGTCGGCGTGCAGTGGCGCGGCAACGGGTTCCGGCTGGACCTGGAACTCGACGGCCTCGGCCCCGCCCGTGCCGAAGTGTCCACAATGGACGGCCTGCCCGCGCTGGGCGAGCGGGTCGGGGTGACCGTGGCCGACGGCTGTCCGCTGGTCCCGGCCGGCGGTGCCCGGTGA
- a CDS encoding 2-aminoethylphosphonate ABC transporter permease subunit → MTRLLWLLPPLLVVLGFFVYPLVLLAQQSFTGDAWAEVFASAEFGRAVWRTVLLAVCATVGCLLLGTFLALVLAFAPFPGAGVAARLVDAVLAFPSFLIALSFTFLYGSAGVLNAILGQGTLDFLYTPWGVLLAEITFYTPFVLRPALAAFRQISGAQLDVAASLGARPWRVLWRVVLPEARPALAAGACLTLLLTMNEFGIVLFVGAKDVVTLPMLVYTKGIVTFDFPQASVVAVVNVALSLALYGLYRWVFSRTGADRVGLDKA, encoded by the coding sequence GTGACCCGGCTGCTGTGGCTGTTGCCGCCACTGCTGGTGGTGCTCGGCTTCTTCGTCTACCCCCTGGTGCTGCTGGCCCAGCAGTCCTTCACCGGCGACGCCTGGGCGGAGGTGTTCGCCTCCGCCGAGTTCGGCCGCGCGGTGTGGCGGACCGTGCTGCTCGCGGTCTGCGCCACCGTCGGCTGCCTGCTGCTGGGCACCTTCCTGGCGCTGGTGCTGGCCTTCGCGCCGTTCCCCGGCGCCGGAGTGGCGGCCAGACTGGTGGACGCGGTGCTCGCGTTCCCCTCCTTCCTGATCGCGCTGTCCTTCACCTTCCTCTACGGCAGCGCGGGCGTGCTCAACGCGATCCTCGGCCAGGGCACCCTGGATTTCCTGTACACGCCATGGGGTGTGCTGCTCGCCGAGATCACCTTCTACACCCCGTTCGTGCTGCGGCCCGCGCTGGCCGCGTTCCGGCAGATCTCCGGCGCCCAGCTGGACGTGGCCGCCAGTCTGGGCGCGCGGCCGTGGCGGGTGCTGTGGCGAGTGGTGCTGCCCGAGGCCCGTCCCGCTTTGGCCGCCGGGGCGTGCCTGACGTTGCTGCTCACCATGAACGAGTTCGGCATCGTGCTCTTCGTCGGCGCCAAGGACGTGGTGACCCTGCCGATGCTGGTCTACACCAAGGGCATCGTCACCTTCGACTTCCCGCAGGCCAGCGTGGTCGCGGTGGTCAACGTGGCCCTTTCCCTCGCTCTCTATGGTCTTTACCGCTGGGTCTTCAGCAGGACGGGGGCAGACCGTGTTGGTCTGGACAAGGCGTAG
- a CDS encoding ABC transporter permease: MLVWTRRSRIILWLVFAVLFGVIVLAPLAMIALAAIASSWNSVLPDGYTAGHLATAVSGDGLASAVVSLQTAALASLAAVLLGTWGAVVVRSLPPIPRRIVDLVLHLPIAVPSVVVGLALLVAFSRQPLLLNGTRWIVLIAHLVIVLPFAYSMVAAALDRADPALNQVAASLGARPGRVLWRVRLPLLLPAMSGAAGLGLALSMGEVGATIMLYPPDWRTLPVSIFAHTDRGEVFLAAASTMLLLALTVAGLFGLSALKPRGAER, from the coding sequence GTGTTGGTCTGGACAAGGCGTAGCCGGATCATCCTGTGGCTGGTCTTCGCCGTGCTGTTCGGCGTGATCGTGCTCGCCCCGCTGGCGATGATCGCGCTGGCCGCGATCGCGAGCAGCTGGAACAGCGTGCTGCCGGACGGGTACACCGCCGGGCACCTGGCCACGGCGGTCTCCGGCGACGGACTGGCCAGCGCGGTGGTGAGCCTGCAGACCGCGGCACTGGCCTCACTGGCCGCCGTGTTGCTGGGCACCTGGGGCGCGGTCGTGGTGCGGAGCCTGCCGCCGATCCCGCGCCGGATCGTGGACCTGGTGCTGCACCTGCCGATCGCGGTGCCCTCGGTGGTGGTCGGCTTGGCCCTGCTGGTCGCGTTCAGCCGACAACCGTTGCTGCTCAACGGCACCCGGTGGATCGTGCTGATCGCGCACCTGGTGATCGTGCTGCCCTTCGCCTACAGCATGGTGGCCGCCGCGCTGGACCGGGCGGATCCGGCGCTCAACCAGGTCGCGGCGAGCCTGGGTGCGCGGCCGGGCCGGGTGCTGTGGCGGGTGCGATTGCCGTTGCTGCTGCCCGCGATGTCCGGTGCGGCCGGGCTGGGCCTGGCGCTGTCCATGGGCGAGGTGGGCGCGACGATCATGCTGTACCCGCCGGACTGGCGCACGCTGCCGGTGAGCATCTTCGCGCACACCGACCGCGGCGAGGTGTTCCTGGCCGCGGCGAGCACCATGCTGTTGCTGGCACTCACCGTGGCCGGGCTGTTCGGGCTCAGCGCGCTGAAACCCCGTGGCGCGGAACGCTGA
- a CDS encoding MFS transporter, with protein MLSRRWEPVAAVSTVAVVGLATGLAIPLVSLRLAAAGASSAVVGAAAALPALGILCAAPLTGPLTRRWTVKTVLLGALALSALSLLLLTTTADLTAWLVLRFTVGAAAGILLALGETWINEVAADGVRGRWVAVYTSVFTLCQVSGPGLLAWLGSGGSVPILVTVAAHLPGVLLLALTRCEVGGGHQQRSFGLLGFARRAPVIVLAVLMFSFFDSVVLALFPLYGMAYGHPEQVAVLLVGAVFAGDALLQVPLGWLADRVDRGRLHLACGVVVLLLALGLPVLMAHPVLLWPALVLLGGAAGGVYTLGLVRIGEGFRGADLVTANACATTVWGLGSLAGPPLGGLAVELLRPDGLMLALAAVTGLFLLSGRISVPRHGVSAR; from the coding sequence ATGCTGAGCCGCCGCTGGGAACCGGTCGCCGCGGTCAGCACGGTCGCGGTGGTCGGCCTGGCCACCGGGCTGGCGATTCCGTTGGTGTCACTGCGGTTGGCCGCGGCGGGGGCCTCCAGCGCGGTGGTCGGCGCGGCCGCCGCGCTGCCCGCGCTGGGCATCCTGTGCGCGGCCCCGCTGACCGGTCCGCTGACCCGGCGCTGGACGGTGAAAACCGTGCTGCTGGGCGCGTTGGCGCTGTCCGCGCTGAGTTTGCTGCTGCTCACCACGACCGCGGATCTGACCGCCTGGCTGGTGTTGCGGTTCACCGTGGGCGCGGCCGCCGGGATCCTGCTGGCGCTGGGCGAGACCTGGATCAACGAGGTGGCCGCGGACGGGGTGCGCGGGCGCTGGGTCGCGGTGTACACCTCGGTGTTCACCCTCTGCCAGGTCTCCGGGCCGGGACTGCTGGCCTGGCTGGGTTCCGGCGGGTCAGTGCCGATCCTGGTCACCGTGGCCGCGCACCTGCCGGGTGTGCTGCTGCTCGCGCTGACCCGGTGCGAGGTCGGCGGCGGACATCAGCAGCGGTCGTTCGGGTTGCTCGGTTTCGCCCGCCGGGCGCCGGTGATCGTGCTGGCGGTGCTGATGTTCTCCTTCTTCGACAGCGTGGTGCTCGCGTTGTTCCCGTTGTACGGCATGGCCTACGGGCACCCGGAGCAGGTCGCGGTACTGCTGGTCGGCGCGGTCTTCGCCGGGGACGCGTTGCTCCAGGTGCCGCTGGGCTGGCTGGCCGATCGGGTGGACCGGGGCAGGCTGCACCTGGCCTGCGGGGTGGTGGTGTTGTTGCTGGCCTTGGGTTTGCCGGTGCTGATGGCGCATCCGGTGCTGCTGTGGCCCGCGCTGGTGTTGCTCGGTGGTGCGGCGGGCGGGGTCTACACGCTCGGGCTGGTGCGGATCGGCGAGGGGTTCCGGGGCGCCGACCTGGTCACCGCGAACGCCTGCGCCACCACGGTCTGGGGCCTGGGCAGCCTGGCCGGGCCGCCACTGGGCGGGCTGGCGGTGGAGTTGCTGCGGCCGGACGGGCTGATGCTGGCGCTGGCCGCGGTGACCGGGTTGTTCCTGCTGTCCGGGCGGATCAGCGTTCCGCGCCACGGGGTTTCAGCGCGCTGA
- a CDS encoding aldehyde dehydrogenase family protein — MTVTTAPVSTVDFPEIRQRAASFAADLRERTEEIVRSLSGYQCANVALDEIERSVEFLDNLHHNREYFQGRIQGVTSFLPLNQPLYATVCFGVIPSLLAEDAALRPPTVMHPHYRKLADVLDLPRYFPNLRVSYQDREVFVAQRARRTDAVVFTGSPDNAAKVRRLFLKRTLFILNGSGHNPLVVTESADLERAVDSALRVVLYNQGQDCAGPNAILVHRERLAEFRSALVLRLRGLEHRVGPYADPDNLVGPNSDPDHPLKLIRMFKEDREFCVYGGEINPVSGMIRPTVFEKDLALGGNFQEFFAPVFYLQPYDSDADLAGYFTDHRYRQNAMYVSLFGASPYVDSLLDTPLHEPDSILRDTDLHLTEKGYLPYGGQGPAASCRYVDGERVPGATSPQRDIFRHLVAPRLAC, encoded by the coding sequence GTGACCGTCACCACTGCCCCCGTGTCCACTGTGGACTTCCCGGAGATCCGGCAGCGCGCCGCCTCCTTCGCCGCCGACCTGCGTGAGCGCACCGAGGAGATCGTGCGCAGCCTCTCCGGCTACCAGTGCGCGAACGTGGCGCTGGACGAGATCGAGCGCTCGGTGGAGTTCCTGGACAACCTGCACCACAACCGCGAGTACTTCCAGGGCCGGATCCAGGGGGTGACCAGTTTCCTGCCGTTGAACCAGCCGCTGTACGCCACCGTGTGCTTCGGCGTCATCCCCTCGCTGCTGGCCGAGGACGCCGCGCTGCGCCCGCCGACGGTGATGCACCCGCACTACCGCAAACTCGCCGACGTCCTGGACCTGCCGCGCTACTTCCCCAATCTGCGAGTGTCCTATCAGGACCGGGAGGTGTTCGTGGCGCAGCGGGCCCGGCGCACCGACGCGGTGGTGTTCACCGGGTCCCCGGACAACGCGGCCAAGGTCCGGCGGCTGTTCCTGAAACGGACCCTGTTCATCCTCAACGGTTCCGGGCACAACCCCCTGGTGGTCACCGAGTCCGCGGACCTGGAACGCGCGGTGGACAGCGCGCTGCGGGTGGTGCTCTACAACCAGGGTCAGGACTGCGCAGGGCCCAACGCGATCCTGGTGCACCGGGAGCGGCTGGCCGAGTTCCGCTCGGCGCTGGTGCTCCGGCTGCGGGGTCTGGAGCACCGCGTCGGCCCCTACGCCGATCCGGACAACCTGGTCGGGCCGAACAGCGATCCGGACCACCCGCTCAAGTTGATCCGGATGTTCAAGGAGGACCGGGAGTTCTGCGTGTACGGCGGTGAGATCAACCCGGTCAGCGGGATGATCCGGCCGACGGTGTTCGAGAAGGATCTGGCGCTGGGCGGGAACTTCCAGGAGTTCTTCGCCCCGGTGTTCTACCTCCAGCCCTACGACTCCGACGCCGACCTGGCGGGCTACTTCACCGACCACCGCTACCGGCAGAACGCCATGTACGTCTCGCTGTTCGGCGCCAGCCCGTACGTGGACTCGCTGCTGGACACCCCGCTGCACGAACCGGACTCGATCCTGCGGGACACCGATCTGCACCTGACCGAGAAGGGCTACCTGCCCTACGGCGGCCAGGGTCCGGCGGCCTCCTGCCGGTATGTGGACGGGGAGCGGGTGCCGGGCGCGACCTCGCCGCAGCGGGACATCTTCCGGCATCTCGTGGCGCCGCGGCTGGCATGCTGA
- a CDS encoding sensor histidine kinase, with protein sequence MPAVLGKLLAPLTSRSTLLRWIYLVLGGALLSPYFVAGTAVAELLRDFVVLPLPQGWTLATLSVLFAIGTLLLTTLIPALGVLETTAVRTLLGIQVTDLSSGPRSPWARLRIAGWLMIHLITGFGVSLLTLIIPVFLVGAFTLPFSRYSTYFILDVIPLSGGPDKWWAPLAALGVALVAVYLVAGVGEIMARLAGFFLGPTPAERLAELERKAERLAQRNRLARELHDSVGHALSVVTIQAAAAGRVLDTDREFARTALGAIEEAARSALADLDHVLGILREESRGSTAPQPTLADLDGLLRSTRLAGVEIDARLEPDLDRVPKAVSREAYRIVQEGLTNAMRHAGKVPVTLRLLVRADNLELEMTNPLGERPSGRGHGGGRGLRGIGERVTVLRGTLTAGECEGVWRVAATLPMRAATS encoded by the coding sequence GTGCCCGCTGTCCTCGGCAAGCTGCTCGCCCCGCTGACGAGCAGGTCCACCCTGTTGCGGTGGATCTACCTCGTGCTCGGCGGCGCGCTGCTGAGCCCGTACTTCGTCGCGGGCACCGCGGTCGCGGAGCTGCTGCGCGACTTCGTGGTGCTGCCGCTGCCGCAGGGCTGGACGCTGGCCACCCTCTCGGTGCTGTTCGCCATCGGCACCCTGCTGCTGACCACGCTCATCCCGGCGCTCGGCGTGCTGGAGACCACCGCGGTGCGCACCCTGCTCGGCATCCAGGTCACCGATCTCTCCAGCGGGCCGCGCTCGCCGTGGGCGCGGCTGCGGATCGCGGGCTGGCTGATGATCCACCTGATCACCGGGTTCGGGGTCAGCCTGCTCACGCTGATCATCCCGGTGTTCCTGGTCGGCGCGTTCACCCTGCCGTTCAGCCGGTACTCCACCTACTTCATCCTCGACGTGATCCCGCTCAGCGGCGGCCCGGACAAGTGGTGGGCGCCGCTGGCCGCGCTCGGCGTGGCGCTGGTCGCGGTGTACCTGGTGGCCGGGGTCGGCGAGATCATGGCCAGGCTGGCCGGGTTCTTCCTCGGCCCGACCCCGGCCGAGCGGCTGGCCGAACTGGAACGCAAGGCCGAGCGGCTGGCCCAGCGCAACCGGCTGGCCCGCGAGCTGCACGATTCGGTCGGGCACGCGCTCAGCGTGGTCACCATCCAGGCCGCGGCCGCCGGGCGGGTGCTGGACACCGACCGGGAGTTCGCCAGGACCGCGCTCGGCGCGATCGAGGAGGCCGCCCGCAGCGCGCTGGCCGACCTGGACCACGTGCTGGGCATCCTGCGCGAGGAATCCCGCGGCAGCACCGCGCCGCAACCCACCCTGGCCGACCTGGACGGTCTGCTGCGCAGCACCCGGCTGGCCGGGGTGGAGATCGACGCCCGACTCGAACCCGACCTGGACCGCGTGCCCAAAGCCGTGTCCAGGGAGGCGTACCGGATCGTCCAAGAAGGACTCACCAACGCGATGCGGCACGCCGGCAAGGTGCCGGTCACCCTGCGGCTGCTCGTGCGCGCGGACAACCTGGAGCTGGAGATGACCAACCCGTTGGGGGAGCGGCCGTCCGGTCGCGGACACGGAGGCGGGCGCGGCCTGCGCGGCATCGGGGAACGGGTGACCGTGTTGCGCGGCACCCTGACCGCGGGGGAGTGCGAGGGCGTGTGGCGGGTCGCGGCCACCCTGCCGATGCGGGCGGCCACGTCATGA
- a CDS encoding response regulator produces the protein MTSVLLVDDEDLIRAGLRAIINAEPDLEVVGEAADGAEVPGLVHRLRPEVVLMDVRMPAVDGIQATRHLLDTVAEPPKILVVTTFENDEYVYDALRVGASGFLLKRARPEEIVHAIRIVAGGDTLLFPTAIRALAAEHHSRRAEDTLARAQLTEREEAVLRLMATGLSNAEIAEKLFVGLQTVKTHVGNVLSKLQARDRTQAVIAAYESGFITPR, from the coding sequence ATGACCTCCGTGCTGCTGGTCGACGACGAGGACCTGATCCGGGCCGGCCTGCGCGCGATCATCAACGCCGAACCCGACCTGGAGGTGGTCGGCGAGGCCGCCGACGGCGCCGAGGTGCCAGGGCTGGTGCACCGGCTGCGCCCCGAGGTGGTGCTGATGGACGTGCGGATGCCCGCGGTGGACGGCATCCAGGCCACCCGGCACCTGCTGGACACGGTGGCCGAACCCCCCAAGATCCTGGTGGTCACCACCTTCGAGAACGACGAGTACGTCTACGACGCGCTGCGGGTGGGCGCCAGCGGTTTCCTGCTCAAGCGGGCCCGGCCGGAGGAGATCGTGCACGCGATCCGGATCGTGGCAGGCGGCGACACCCTGCTGTTCCCCACCGCGATCCGGGCCCTGGCCGCCGAGCACCACAGCAGGCGGGCCGAGGACACCCTGGCCAGGGCGCAGCTGACCGAGCGGGAGGAGGCGGTGCTGCGGCTGATGGCCACCGGGCTGTCCAACGCCGAGATCGCGGAGAAGCTGTTCGTCGGGTTGCAGACGGTGAAGACGCATGTGGGCAACGTGCTGTCGAAACTGCAGGCCAGGGACCGGACCCAGGCGGTGATCGCGGCCTATGAGTCCGGGTTCATCACCCCGCGCTAA
- a CDS encoding SGNH/GDSL hydrolase family protein, translated as MVWQRFVAVGDSVTEGLGDPDGDGGFRGWADRLAEAIADRQGEVRYANLAVRGLTTRRILHSQLAAAQELRPDLVTAVVGMNDVIRPGLDPLEFATDLNALFSGLRVTGAVVLTATIPAPGLFAPLPQALRRRMDTRITRMNAVITAAAHRHGLLCLDLAAMTPAGMAAWAEDRLHPGPIAHEAMAAAALAALDGLAPAVAVDGAAQSDPDHLRWLRTFLVPWLIRRMRGQSSGDGRVAKLPAYRRLPATG; from the coding sequence GTGGTGTGGCAGAGGTTCGTCGCCGTGGGCGACAGCGTGACCGAGGGACTCGGCGACCCCGACGGCGACGGCGGGTTCCGCGGCTGGGCGGACCGGCTGGCCGAGGCGATCGCGGACCGGCAGGGCGAGGTGCGCTACGCCAACCTGGCCGTGCGTGGCCTGACCACCCGGCGCATCCTGCACAGCCAGCTCGCCGCGGCCCAGGAGCTGCGGCCGGATCTGGTGACCGCGGTGGTCGGGATGAACGACGTGATCCGGCCGGGGCTGGACCCGCTGGAGTTCGCCACCGACCTGAACGCGCTGTTCAGCGGGTTGCGAGTGACCGGGGCGGTAGTACTGACCGCGACCATTCCGGCGCCGGGCCTGTTCGCGCCGCTGCCGCAGGCGTTGCGGCGGCGGATGGACACCCGGATCACCCGGATGAACGCGGTGATCACCGCCGCGGCACACCGGCACGGCCTGCTGTGCCTTGACCTGGCCGCGATGACCCCCGCCGGGATGGCCGCCTGGGCCGAGGACCGGCTGCACCCGGGGCCGATCGCGCACGAGGCGATGGCCGCGGCGGCACTGGCCGCGCTGGACGGGCTGGCCCCCGCGGTGGCGGTCGACGGCGCCGCGCAGTCCGACCCGGACCACCTGCGCTGGCTGCGCACCTTCCTGGTGCCCTGGCTGATCCGCCGGATGCGCGGGCAGAGCAGCGGCGACGGCCGGGTCGCCAAGCTCCCCGCCTACCGCCGCCTCCCCGCCACCGGCTGA
- a CDS encoding RtcB family protein has product MAQKSFQGDVIPGKQVDIRMWTKANEVEGQAMQQLQNIAALPWVFKHVAVMPDVHYGKGATVGSVIAMQGAVSPAAVGVDIGCGMTAVRTSLRANDLPDDLRALRSGIEKVVPVGFGMHRDIAFGDQDASDWDSFWSGFDNLTEAVKAETKRALLQMGTLGGGNHFLEVCLDEDDRVWLMLHSGSRGIGNLLAQHHISVARGLAHNTELPDPDLAVFLAQTPEMAAYRHDLYWAQDYARRNRSVMMRLACTVLAKQFPQVTFEEPISCHHNYVAEETHFGAELLVTRKGAIRAGQGDLGIIPGSMGTGSYIVRGLGNPDSFCSASHGAGRRMSRNQARKRFTAKDLAEQTAGVECRKDSGVVDEIPAAYKDINKVIANQADLVEVVAKLRQIICIKG; this is encoded by the coding sequence ATGGCACAGAAGTCGTTCCAGGGAGACGTGATCCCTGGTAAGCAGGTCGACATCCGCATGTGGACCAAGGCCAATGAGGTCGAGGGCCAGGCAATGCAGCAGCTGCAGAACATCGCCGCGCTGCCCTGGGTGTTCAAGCACGTCGCCGTCATGCCGGACGTGCACTATGGCAAGGGCGCCACGGTCGGATCGGTCATCGCCATGCAGGGCGCGGTGTCCCCGGCCGCGGTGGGCGTGGACATCGGCTGCGGGATGACCGCGGTCCGGACCTCCTTGCGTGCCAACGATCTGCCCGACGACCTCCGTGCGCTGCGCTCCGGGATCGAGAAGGTGGTGCCGGTCGGTTTCGGCATGCACCGCGACATCGCCTTCGGTGACCAGGACGCTTCGGACTGGGACTCCTTCTGGTCCGGCTTCGACAACCTGACCGAGGCGGTCAAGGCCGAGACCAAGCGGGCGCTGCTGCAGATGGGCACCCTCGGCGGTGGCAACCACTTCCTGGAGGTCTGCCTCGACGAGGACGACCGGGTCTGGCTGATGCTGCACTCGGGTTCCCGCGGGATCGGGAACCTGTTGGCACAGCATCACATCAGTGTGGCGCGCGGCCTCGCGCACAACACCGAACTGCCCGACCCGGACCTCGCCGTGTTCCTGGCCCAGACCCCGGAGATGGCGGCCTACCGGCATGACCTGTACTGGGCGCAGGACTACGCGCGCCGGAACCGTTCGGTGATGATGCGGCTGGCCTGCACCGTGCTGGCCAAGCAGTTCCCGCAGGTCACCTTCGAGGAGCCGATCTCCTGCCACCACAACTACGTCGCTGAAGAGACCCACTTCGGCGCGGAGCTGCTGGTGACCCGCAAGGGCGCGATCCGGGCGGGCCAGGGCGACCTGGGCATCATCCCGGGTTCGATGGGCACCGGTTCCTACATCGTCCGCGGGCTGGGCAACCCGGACTCGTTCTGCTCGGCCAGCCACGGCGCGGGCAGGCGGATGTCCCGGAACCAGGCCCGCAAGCGGTTCACCGCCAAGGACCTCGCCGAGCAGACCGCGGGCGTGGAGTGCCGCAAGGACTCCGGCGTGGTCGACGAGATCCCGGCCGCCTACAAGGACATCAACAAGGTGATCGCGAACCAGGCCGACCTGGTCGAGGTGGTGGCCAAGCTCCGCCAGATCATCTGCATCAAGGGCTGA